One genomic window of Anaplasma centrale str. Israel includes the following:
- a CDS encoding ABC transporter ATP-binding protein, whose product MTTVLEILDVSKCYGRRNRVCVLSNINLKIQRGEFAALIGSSGSGKSTLLHIASLLEVPTSGTVVLNGTVCAPASDKTRTMMRRKHMGFVYQFHHLLQEFSVLENVMLPQRILGHGASTAESVAAAILEEMGLQDKAECRISELSGGERQRVAVARGIVNSPTIILADEPTGSLDPQMSKAVFSVLHKHVKAKNLAGLVATHDRTLAKQTDRVLSLSGGMLTEL is encoded by the coding sequence ATGACTACGGTGCTAGAAATCCTCGACGTCAGCAAGTGCTACGGGAGGCGCAATCGCGTATGTGTTCTGTCAAACATAAACCTAAAAATACAACGCGGGGAGTTCGCGGCTCTGATTGGAAGTTCCGGTTCCGGTAAAAGCACCCTACTACACATAGCAAGCCTGCTTGAGGTACCAACCTCCGGGACTGTGGTGCTCAACGGGACGGTGTGTGCCCCGGCAAGTGACAAGACAAGAACCATGATGCGTAGAAAGCACATGGGGTTTGTGTATCAGTTCCACCATTTGCTGCAGGAGTTTTCAGTGCTAGAAAACGTAATGCTGCCCCAAAGAATCCTGGGCCACGGCGCGAGCACCGCGGAAAGTGTTGCGGCTGCAATACTAGAAGAAATGGGGCTGCAAGACAAGGCCGAGTGCCGAATTTCAGAGCTGTCTGGTGGCGAGAGGCAGAGGGTTGCGGTAGCAAGGGGAATCGTGAATTCCCCCACCATAATACTTGCAGATGAACCCACAGGCAGCCTAGATCCGCAAATGTCCAAAGCAGTATTTTCTGTACTGCACAAACACGTCAAAGCGAAAAACCTTGCCGGGCTCGTCGCAACCCATGATCGCACTCTAGCCAAGCAAACCGACCGTGTCCTCTCCCTAAGCGGGGGAATGCTAACCGAGTTATAG
- a CDS encoding AsmA-like C-terminal region-containing protein, with protein MGDAFGIPMKFLGRLCCCVLVVFAALAFVPYLVDWNAHYGEYVFKQLGAATGSSGAVVKAIGNIEGSLLLPKLTVRNLYVECSEDAAGCAGTLSIDRMELSVDPLSILMGEPKVRTISLYGLRTSVGGLVGMVGSQTKSGLGHVRIFDSAVVTGGVVGASASAYNTVHVKSATIKSSGSALFGDAVLKIGGTKYLLSSKLERSAAGSTVKVELHSPNTSMVLSGNGAGQGLFDDFGARFEVKTENLSELAQTVAVVTNYRLLGSVASAEEMVLSAGIKAAKGSGFEVKDLTMKSKSISGTLELACTYAPFCTTSLNFSSIDLDALFPEGLGTEQDAYYADFQSAERFSVVPSWLDATVGLDVREINYRGGVSRNLVAAVSVRQGRIAVDRLLLDLPGKNNRLSVSGVTSEDAGSIVPRFVGTLSAQGDDADTIVSWLLPLRADAHRAQGKKFALTGSLYVAPRIFSLLGARMYAGGAHAYGNLKYKYGKRGGEVIGDVTVSNFSVGGYSFDEDFDVKRDVMDFTWLRSVSCPVKLAVRLQNFAVNSGFVKELSFLADLSQHKVSVEKISMRAVDEHDSPSDLEGRASVALSSRGMRPKVFVSLKSARYSDAFLRLPKFVERTGADVHADTASNSPRGEKSEKFLWSNRPIDLASFEGLDGSIEVHVKELFFGGRMLSNFTWLSTLKEGVMSMDKLHFAQGKSGTVDISGNIGMGEVSSLSLVVSASDVSIGDVEQQTNSSQTSKVSGHVSVSGSIQTQGRSMLELANALKGKIKFAARGLDIGGVDLNGFIEDLFAAESKSEVASLARVHLYRGSTLFETLDGESQIDRGSLTSSLQFKIGNAAGSASVNLSVPQLAVIALFRFFFIPPESESPVHMDMNLQGYVWQPNPTFDIDSLYELVRANR; from the coding sequence GTGGGTGATGCTTTCGGTATACCGATGAAGTTTTTGGGGCGCTTATGTTGTTGTGTGCTAGTTGTATTTGCAGCGCTGGCGTTTGTACCCTACCTGGTGGATTGGAACGCCCACTATGGCGAGTATGTTTTTAAACAGTTGGGTGCGGCCACAGGCAGTAGTGGCGCGGTAGTTAAGGCCATAGGGAACATTGAGGGCAGTCTGCTGCTTCCAAAACTTACGGTTCGCAACCTCTACGTGGAGTGCAGTGAGGACGCCGCGGGTTGCGCTGGTACACTCTCGATCGATCGCATGGAACTCAGCGTTGACCCGTTGTCGATACTTATGGGTGAACCGAAAGTGCGCACAATTAGCCTGTACGGGCTGCGTACCAGCGTTGGGGGCCTGGTCGGCATGGTGGGCTCGCAGACCAAGAGCGGTCTCGGTCATGTGCGGATTTTTGATTCAGCAGTCGTGACAGGTGGGGTCGTTGGCGCTTCCGCATCTGCATACAATACAGTGCACGTGAAGAGTGCAACGATAAAATCAAGCGGCAGCGCGCTGTTCGGTGATGCTGTGCTCAAGATAGGTGGTACTAAATACCTCCTCTCTTCAAAGTTAGAACGCAGTGCGGCTGGTAGCACAGTCAAGGTAGAGCTGCACTCCCCTAATACAAGCATGGTACTAAGTGGCAATGGTGCCGGTCAGGGCTTGTTTGATGACTTTGGCGCCAGGTTTGAGGTCAAAACTGAAAACCTTTCTGAGTTGGCACAAACCGTGGCAGTAGTTACAAATTACAGGCTCCTAGGCTCTGTTGCCTCCGCTGAGGAGATGGTACTGTCTGCAGGAATCAAGGCTGCGAAGGGCAGCGGATTCGAAGTGAAAGACCTTACCATGAAGAGCAAAAGCATTTCCGGAACCCTGGAATTGGCGTGCACCTATGCGCCTTTCTGTACAACGTCCCTGAATTTCTCCTCCATTGATCTAGACGCCCTGTTCCCCGAGGGTCTAGGCACCGAACAGGATGCTTATTATGCAGATTTCCAAAGTGCGGAACGCTTCTCCGTCGTGCCATCGTGGTTGGATGCTACAGTCGGGCTGGATGTGAGAGAGATAAACTACAGAGGCGGCGTATCGAGAAATCTTGTGGCTGCGGTTTCGGTCAGGCAGGGCAGGATCGCAGTTGATCGATTGTTGCTCGATCTGCCGGGTAAAAACAACCGTCTGAGCGTTAGTGGAGTAACTTCAGAAGATGCGGGCAGCATAGTGCCCCGGTTTGTCGGCACTCTTAGCGCTCAGGGGGATGATGCCGACACAATCGTATCCTGGTTACTGCCGCTACGTGCAGATGCGCACAGGGCACAGGGTAAGAAGTTTGCTCTCACGGGTAGCCTGTATGTGGCCCCTCGTATTTTCTCTCTGTTGGGCGCAAGAATGTACGCAGGTGGTGCCCACGCATACGGGAATTTGAAATACAAATATGGCAAGAGGGGTGGTGAGGTCATAGGTGATGTCACCGTAAGCAATTTCAGCGTTGGTGGCTACAGCTTTGATGAAGACTTCGACGTCAAGCGCGATGTCATGGACTTCACGTGGCTGAGAAGCGTCAGTTGTCCGGTCAAGCTTGCGGTGAGGCTGCAGAATTTTGCGGTGAACTCTGGGTTTGTCAAGGAGCTGAGCTTCCTGGCAGACCTATCGCAGCACAAAGTGAGCGTCGAGAAGATCAGCATGCGTGCGGTTGATGAACACGACAGTCCGTCTGACTTGGAAGGACGTGCAAGCGTTGCTCTCAGCAGCCGTGGTATGCGCCCGAAGGTATTTGTGAGCCTCAAAAGCGCTAGGTACAGCGATGCCTTCTTGCGGCTTCCCAAGTTTGTGGAGCGCACCGGGGCAGATGTGCATGCTGATACCGCAAGCAACTCTCCCCGGGGAGAGAAATCGGAGAAATTTTTGTGGTCAAATAGGCCCATAGATCTCGCCAGCTTTGAGGGCTTAGATGGCAGCATCGAGGTACATGTTAAGGAATTGTTTTTCGGCGGCCGGATGCTATCGAATTTTACATGGCTTTCCACCCTGAAAGAGGGCGTGATGTCCATGGACAAGCTGCACTTTGCCCAGGGGAAGAGCGGCACGGTGGATATAAGCGGTAATATCGGTATGGGAGAGGTCTCTTCCCTGTCCCTGGTCGTTTCTGCATCGGACGTCTCGATCGGGGATGTAGAACAGCAAACAAACTCGTCACAAACTTCGAAGGTGAGCGGGCACGTTAGCGTAAGTGGCAGCATTCAAACGCAAGGAAGGAGCATGCTCGAACTTGCCAATGCCCTAAAGGGCAAGATAAAATTCGCGGCTAGGGGGCTGGACATTGGTGGTGTAGACTTAAACGGGTTTATTGAGGATTTGTTCGCAGCTGAGAGCAAATCTGAGGTCGCATCTCTTGCGCGCGTACATCTTTACAGAGGCAGCACACTCTTTGAGACGCTGGATGGGGAATCCCAAATCGATAGAGGCTCTCTTACCTCATCCCTGCAATTTAAAATAGGCAACGCAGCTGGCTCCGCATCAGTCAACCTTTCGGTGCCGCAACTCGCTGTCATTGCGCTTTTTAGGTTCTTCTTTATTCCTCCGGAGAGCGAGTCTCCCGTACATATGGACATGAACTTACAAGGGTATGTGTGGCAGCCAAACCCCACGTTTGACATAGATAGTCTGTACGAACTTGTAAGGGCCAACAGGTAG
- a CDS encoding tyrosine recombinase: MNDRRCLDVFLEYLVSGRCVSPNTSSSYRSDLEDLAEFLGRRNLRMVDASAADLRAYVRSLNSRGYSPATISRRVAAIRGLYGFLYGDRIIDGDPAANLDSCKLGRPLPKVLTVDEVDKLLRAAGSDLSVEGRRTAAIVNILYSSGVRISELINLGFYDIESMLKEQRSDVGHLVIKGKAGRERLILLNEVAIASIVAYLAVRDHFIVGQKSESRWLFPGAKFDQCISRQRVGQLLKALAIVAGVDPKRISPHKLRHSFATHLLNNGSNVVFIQKMLGHASLSTTQIYTYVANDRLKEALQTFHPFAKSPPK; encoded by the coding sequence ATGAATGATAGGCGCTGCCTGGACGTGTTTCTTGAGTATTTGGTATCTGGCAGATGCGTTTCCCCGAACACTAGCAGCAGTTATAGATCTGACTTGGAAGACTTAGCTGAGTTTTTGGGCAGACGCAACCTCAGAATGGTGGATGCAAGCGCAGCGGACTTGCGCGCATATGTTAGGAGCCTCAACAGCAGAGGCTATAGCCCAGCAACTATATCCAGAAGGGTTGCAGCAATAAGGGGGCTGTACGGCTTTTTGTATGGTGACCGAATAATTGATGGAGACCCTGCAGCTAACTTGGACTCCTGCAAACTTGGGCGCCCCCTACCCAAAGTGCTAACCGTGGACGAAGTGGACAAGTTGCTCCGTGCAGCCGGGTCTGATTTGTCTGTGGAAGGGAGGAGGACCGCAGCCATAGTTAACATACTATACTCTTCAGGTGTGAGGATTTCAGAGCTCATAAATTTGGGCTTCTACGATATAGAGTCAATGCTAAAAGAGCAGCGCTCAGATGTGGGACATTTGGTCATCAAAGGGAAGGCCGGCAGAGAGCGCCTCATTTTGCTGAATGAGGTTGCAATCGCCAGCATAGTCGCATACCTAGCGGTGAGGGACCACTTTATCGTAGGGCAGAAATCGGAATCTAGGTGGCTATTTCCCGGCGCAAAGTTTGACCAATGCATTAGTAGACAAAGAGTTGGACAGTTGTTAAAAGCACTGGCAATTGTTGCGGGGGTTGACCCAAAGCGGATATCGCCACACAAGCTCAGGCACTCGTTCGCTACACATTTGCTAAATAATGGGTCCAACGTAGTCTTCATTCAAAAGATGCTGGGGCACGCAAGCTTGTCCACAACCCAAATCTACACTTATGTCGCGAATGACAGGCTCAAGGAAGCTCTGCAAACGTTTCACCCATTTGCAAAAAGCCCTCCTAAGTAG
- a CDS encoding NADP-dependent malic enzyme, with product MGDFSERDREALEFHCKRRPGKVSLLPTKPLMTQGDLSLAYSPGVAVPCLRIASDPDTVYDYTARGNYVAVISNGTAVLGLGNIGPLASKPVMEGKAVLFKRFADIDAVDIEVDTEDVEEFINAVKHLGLSWGGINLEDIRAPECFIIERRLGELMDIPVFHDDQHGTAIITLAGIINALDITGRNLKSVKIVVNGAGAAGIACVEMLKFVGIPNDNIVLCDQNGVIYKGRQLGMNEWKLKHAIETKERDLKDAMKGADIFIGLSVRDVLSKEMLLSMNKDPVIFALANPYPEVNPEFAREVRPDAIIATGRSDYSNQINNVMGFPYIFRGALDVRAKSVNNEMKLAAAEALAMLAREVVSDEVLEAYGGRGMGYGKEYIIPTPFDPRLLSVVSPAVAKAAINSGVARKKIDDWDRYALELNSRISPTSNILNLMYGSVKSSPKRVIFPEGEEVRVIKAALQWYGQGYGTPILVGRVDKIKESLDLIGVDSLEGITIANAAISSRNDVYIDYLYSKLQRMGRLHRSCVRDVKTDRNVFAACMLACGDGDTLVTGITRGYSESLSDIRKVIDARGEVFGLSVVVMEERTLFIADTAINELPTAQQLADIAIKSAAAARSMGHEPRVAFVSFANFGSHSQKESDRVRQCMDIVASRNVDFEYDGEMSVDVALKPESLSMYPFCRLSKPANVLIMPSLYSASISSKLLREVGGTTVVGPILMGMEKPVQIVQMTASVSEILNLAVLATLSHPI from the coding sequence ATGGGTGATTTTTCAGAAAGAGATAGGGAGGCGCTCGAATTTCACTGCAAAAGGAGGCCGGGTAAGGTTTCCTTGTTGCCTACTAAACCACTTATGACGCAGGGTGACCTTTCGCTGGCTTATTCCCCAGGCGTCGCCGTGCCATGCCTGAGAATCGCCTCCGATCCTGACACAGTGTATGACTACACCGCCAGGGGTAACTATGTTGCTGTGATCTCCAACGGTACCGCAGTTTTGGGGTTGGGCAACATAGGCCCTCTTGCATCCAAGCCAGTTATGGAAGGTAAGGCAGTTTTGTTCAAGCGGTTTGCTGATATTGACGCTGTTGATATAGAAGTCGACACAGAAGACGTAGAAGAGTTCATAAATGCCGTGAAGCATCTCGGCCTCAGTTGGGGCGGCATAAATTTGGAGGATATACGCGCTCCTGAGTGCTTCATCATCGAGAGGCGCCTTGGCGAGCTGATGGATATTCCCGTATTCCATGATGACCAGCATGGCACTGCCATTATAACACTCGCCGGAATCATAAACGCGCTGGACATCACTGGGAGAAATCTCAAGAGTGTTAAGATAGTCGTGAATGGCGCGGGCGCCGCGGGCATAGCGTGCGTAGAAATGCTAAAGTTTGTGGGCATCCCCAACGATAACATAGTGCTGTGTGACCAAAATGGGGTGATATACAAAGGGCGGCAGCTCGGGATGAACGAGTGGAAGCTCAAGCACGCGATCGAGACTAAAGAGAGAGATTTGAAAGACGCCATGAAGGGGGCGGATATCTTTATCGGACTGTCTGTGCGCGACGTTTTGAGCAAGGAAATGCTGCTCTCCATGAACAAAGACCCAGTGATTTTTGCGTTGGCAAACCCATATCCGGAAGTAAACCCAGAGTTTGCGCGGGAGGTGCGCCCAGATGCCATAATAGCCACTGGCCGCTCAGATTACAGCAACCAAATCAACAACGTAATGGGCTTTCCCTACATATTCCGCGGGGCTTTAGATGTGCGGGCAAAGTCTGTAAACAATGAAATGAAACTAGCTGCGGCTGAGGCTTTGGCTATGTTGGCAAGAGAAGTGGTCAGTGATGAGGTTCTGGAGGCCTATGGTGGGCGCGGAATGGGTTATGGCAAGGAATACATAATTCCAACTCCGTTTGACCCTAGATTGCTGTCTGTGGTCTCTCCCGCAGTTGCAAAGGCCGCCATAAACTCCGGAGTTGCAAGAAAAAAAATTGACGATTGGGACCGCTACGCTCTGGAATTGAACTCCAGGATTTCACCCACCTCTAACATTTTGAACCTCATGTATGGCTCAGTAAAGAGCTCTCCAAAGCGCGTGATCTTCCCTGAAGGCGAAGAGGTGCGGGTAATTAAAGCCGCGCTGCAGTGGTACGGGCAAGGTTACGGTACGCCCATACTGGTGGGAAGGGTTGATAAGATCAAAGAAAGCCTTGACCTGATAGGGGTAGATTCCCTCGAGGGTATTACCATCGCAAACGCTGCGATTTCCTCTCGCAATGACGTATACATAGACTACCTGTACAGTAAACTTCAGCGTATGGGGCGCTTGCACCGCAGCTGCGTCAGGGACGTCAAGACAGACAGGAACGTTTTTGCCGCATGTATGCTCGCATGTGGCGATGGGGATACTTTAGTCACCGGTATAACTCGAGGATACAGCGAGTCACTCTCAGACATTCGCAAGGTAATCGACGCGCGAGGGGAGGTATTTGGCCTGTCAGTTGTGGTCATGGAGGAGCGCACGCTATTCATCGCCGATACAGCCATAAACGAACTCCCCACTGCACAACAACTGGCCGATATAGCAATTAAGTCTGCCGCGGCCGCGCGGAGTATGGGGCATGAACCCAGGGTTGCTTTTGTCTCATTCGCAAATTTTGGAAGTCACTCTCAAAAGGAATCTGATCGGGTGCGGCAGTGTATGGACATTGTTGCGAGCCGTAACGTAGATTTTGAGTATGATGGTGAAATGTCGGTAGATGTTGCGCTGAAGCCCGAATCGTTGTCTATGTACCCCTTTTGTAGGTTGAGCAAACCTGCAAACGTTTTGATAATGCCCAGCCTATACAGCGCAAGCATATCTTCTAAGTTGTTGCGAGAAGTTGGCGGGACGACCGTTGTTGGGCCGATTCTCATGGGTATGGAGAAGCCGGTGCAGATCGTTCAGATGACCGCTTCGGTGTCGGAGATTCTCAACCTTGCAGTCCTCGCCACGCTTTCGCACCCTATCTAG
- a CDS encoding CTP synthase yields the protein MSVKDECSARFIFVTGGVVSSLGKGLAAASIGALLQARGFRVRLRKLDPYLNVDPGTMSPAQHGEVFVTDDGGETDLDLGNYERFTGVNTTKEDNITAGRIYQQLLAKERRGDYLGHTVQVIPHVTDLIISFILSNEDGADFIICEIGGTVGDIESQPFLESIRQVGYRLSKNFTIFVHLTLVPCVGSARELKTKPTQHSVKELSSLGIQPDIILYRSAAPLPQYQSAKIANFCNVSADNVIPALDVESMYKLPVVYHEHKLDTQILNHFGISAPEPDLAKWENVLSMVSNARHVITIAIIGKYTKFLDAYTSLTEALDHAGTHSSIKIQIKWVDSRLPVRESDLRDVDGVLIPGGFGDDGVAGKILAIGYARTNGIPMLGICMGMQLAAIEFALNVVKLEDVNSTEFDRNCKNPVVVELPGLQKGEEEYLFGGSMRLGAYTCNLSANSRIASIYGKEAISERCRHRYGINPQYRGILEEHGLSFTGISACSRGLIEVLELQSHPWFVGVQFHPEFKSSPFASHPLFTSFVQSILQVKQCRLAHKSASAAAMLPGSRVVS from the coding sequence ATGTCGGTAAAGGACGAGTGTAGCGCGCGCTTCATATTCGTCACGGGTGGGGTTGTGTCCTCGCTGGGGAAAGGGCTGGCGGCAGCCTCTATAGGTGCGCTGCTTCAGGCCCGTGGTTTTCGTGTGCGCCTTAGGAAGCTTGATCCGTATCTAAATGTAGATCCGGGTACTATGAGCCCTGCCCAACATGGGGAGGTGTTCGTTACCGACGATGGTGGCGAAACCGATCTAGATCTAGGAAACTATGAACGTTTTACTGGGGTCAACACCACCAAGGAAGACAACATAACTGCCGGTAGAATATACCAACAGCTGCTAGCCAAGGAAAGGCGTGGAGACTATCTAGGGCACACGGTGCAAGTTATCCCCCACGTGACGGATCTGATAATCTCCTTCATCCTCAGTAACGAAGATGGGGCTGACTTCATAATTTGCGAAATAGGCGGCACCGTTGGTGATATTGAAAGCCAGCCGTTTCTTGAGTCTATCCGTCAGGTAGGCTACAGGTTGAGCAAAAATTTCACAATCTTTGTACACCTCACCCTAGTACCCTGCGTGGGTTCTGCTAGGGAGCTGAAAACTAAGCCCACGCAACACTCGGTCAAGGAGTTGAGTTCTTTGGGGATACAGCCAGATATAATACTATACCGCAGTGCGGCGCCCCTACCGCAATACCAGAGTGCCAAGATAGCAAATTTCTGCAACGTTTCTGCGGATAATGTAATCCCCGCGCTTGACGTGGAAAGCATGTACAAGCTACCTGTCGTATACCACGAACATAAGCTTGATACTCAAATACTAAATCACTTCGGGATAAGCGCTCCAGAGCCCGACTTGGCCAAGTGGGAAAACGTGCTCAGTATGGTCAGCAACGCGCGTCATGTTATAACCATAGCGATTATAGGTAAATACACAAAATTCCTTGATGCGTACACGTCACTTACAGAGGCACTGGACCATGCGGGCACGCACAGCAGCATCAAAATACAAATAAAGTGGGTAGACTCCAGACTGCCTGTGAGGGAGTCTGACCTGCGTGACGTAGACGGCGTGCTCATCCCCGGGGGGTTCGGCGACGATGGGGTGGCCGGCAAGATCCTCGCAATAGGCTATGCGCGCACCAACGGCATACCAATGCTGGGGATATGCATGGGTATGCAACTTGCTGCCATAGAGTTTGCGCTTAATGTAGTCAAGCTTGAGGATGTAAACTCCACAGAGTTTGACCGAAACTGCAAGAATCCCGTGGTTGTTGAGTTGCCTGGGCTACAAAAAGGCGAAGAGGAATATCTGTTCGGTGGTAGCATGAGGTTGGGGGCATACACGTGCAATCTTAGCGCAAATTCCAGGATTGCGTCCATATACGGTAAGGAAGCAATCAGCGAGCGGTGCCGGCATCGCTATGGCATTAATCCCCAGTATCGGGGCATCTTGGAGGAGCACGGGTTGTCTTTTACCGGTATATCAGCGTGCTCGCGCGGGTTGATTGAGGTGTTGGAATTGCAATCACACCCATGGTTTGTGGGCGTGCAGTTTCATCCGGAGTTTAAGTCTAGCCCATTTGCGTCCCATCCATTGTTTACATCCTTCGTGCAGAGTATTCTGCAGGTAAAGCAATGCAGGCTGGCGCACAAGTCGGCATCAGCTGCCGCTATGCTTCCGGGCAGCAGAGTTGTATCGTAA
- a CDS encoding nucleotide exchange factor GrpE has protein sequence MAEERRVDPGHKQGGATPSGSDAAAPPPKSGDPDPAVGKRQGFAGKVAAGAGGKVQQRVAADVLELEKLRAEVEHLRDQLRLAVADSKNLKRLAQKEVEEARTLSISDFVRDLISSCDNLEASLKNLSDDDNVHAGVRMTWDGLISTLSSHGVTRVSPLGEQFDPRFHKAVTQAVDDNKPAGTVLEVIQAGYIIQTKVLRPALVIVSTTSSEQG, from the coding sequence ATGGCTGAAGAGAGACGCGTTGATCCGGGACATAAGCAAGGGGGCGCTACACCATCCGGGTCAGATGCTGCGGCACCCCCACCAAAGAGCGGGGATCCCGACCCAGCTGTGGGGAAGAGGCAAGGTTTTGCGGGCAAGGTTGCGGCTGGTGCGGGCGGTAAGGTGCAGCAGAGGGTGGCTGCTGATGTTTTGGAGCTGGAGAAGCTTAGGGCTGAGGTTGAGCACTTGCGCGATCAGCTGCGCCTGGCAGTTGCGGATAGCAAGAACCTAAAGCGTTTGGCTCAGAAGGAAGTGGAGGAGGCGAGAACACTTTCCATCTCTGACTTCGTGCGCGATTTGATTTCCTCGTGTGACAATCTGGAGGCGTCCTTAAAAAACCTCAGTGATGATGACAACGTGCACGCTGGCGTGAGGATGACGTGGGATGGCCTCATAAGCACGCTAAGCAGCCATGGTGTGACCAGGGTTTCCCCGTTGGGTGAGCAGTTTGACCCAAGATTTCACAAAGCAGTAACCCAAGCTGTTGATGATAATAAGCCCGCCGGTACGGTTTTGGAAGTTATACAGGCCGGGTATATCATCCAAACGAAGGTTTTGCGACCGGCACTGGTTATAGTGTCAACAACGTCGAGCGAGCAGGGGTGA
- the ribD gene encoding bifunctional diaminohydroxyphosphoribosylaminopyrimidine deaminase/5-amino-6-(5-phosphoribosylamino)uracil reductase RibD: protein MFNDERFMSIALRLARRGLGNTYPNPTVGCVITNGAGSIVGRGWTAMGGRPHAEVVALRHAGEAAAGSTAYVTLEPCCHRGQTGPCTAALINAGVRRVVIAALDPDERVSGKGAKSLSEAGVEVKLGVLQQQAEELNAGFFYSKTRSRPFVTVKLATTLDGKISLPSGDERWITNELTRKWVHKQRAMHDGIMVGSNTVVADDPMLDCRLPGLEEHSPIRIVIDRSGKLRAHHKVVATSDVVPTYIATDNDNHETLCAARYLKVGGKGDFLARTMSALTEELGITRLFVEGGGVLVTELLKRRLVDQFIWCRAAKVCGTGAAESILSLDARCHFSRVKTLTFMGDTVEVFRVSFADEQGGAIAQT, encoded by the coding sequence ATGTTCAACGACGAGAGATTCATGTCCATTGCGCTTAGGCTGGCACGTAGGGGGCTAGGCAACACATACCCCAACCCAACTGTGGGGTGCGTGATAACCAACGGTGCCGGAAGTATTGTTGGTAGGGGTTGGACAGCCATGGGAGGCAGGCCCCACGCCGAAGTCGTGGCCCTAAGGCACGCTGGGGAGGCAGCAGCGGGGTCCACAGCGTATGTCACGCTAGAGCCATGTTGCCACCGTGGGCAAACCGGGCCTTGCACCGCTGCACTCATTAATGCGGGGGTACGCAGGGTAGTAATAGCCGCACTGGACCCCGATGAGCGCGTGTCCGGCAAAGGGGCCAAGTCTCTCTCAGAGGCCGGCGTGGAAGTCAAGCTTGGGGTGCTACAACAGCAGGCTGAAGAGCTAAATGCGGGGTTCTTTTACAGCAAGACCAGGAGTAGGCCGTTCGTTACCGTAAAGCTGGCAACTACACTCGATGGTAAGATTTCCCTGCCAAGTGGTGATGAGCGGTGGATCACTAATGAACTAACGAGAAAGTGGGTACACAAACAAAGAGCCATGCATGACGGGATCATGGTGGGTAGCAATACTGTGGTCGCTGATGATCCCATGCTAGATTGCAGGCTTCCAGGCTTGGAAGAGCATTCTCCGATCAGGATAGTAATAGATCGCTCCGGCAAATTGCGTGCACACCACAAAGTTGTTGCGACATCTGATGTGGTACCAACATACATTGCTACCGACAATGACAACCATGAGACGTTGTGTGCCGCAAGATACCTAAAAGTGGGCGGAAAGGGTGACTTTCTCGCAAGAACCATGAGCGCACTTACCGAAGAGTTGGGAATAACCAGGTTGTTCGTTGAGGGCGGAGGCGTGCTTGTTACTGAGCTGCTCAAAAGAAGATTGGTGGATCAGTTTATTTGGTGTAGAGCCGCCAAAGTTTGCGGTACGGGGGCAGCTGAATCTATACTGAGCCTTGATGCACGCTGCCACTTCTCCAGAGTAAAAACCCTGACGTTTATGGGAGATACCGTAGAGGTTTTTCGTGTCTCATTTGCTGATGAGCAAGGTGGCGCTATAGCACAAACCTAG
- the secG gene encoding preprotein translocase subunit SecG — MFLTAAQVFLAFLLVLLVLLQSPESDTLGGFGGPQSNLGSMFGKSSSSSFIAKLTAVVAAAFIVNTILLVGTNARRVREVSVVSKTEAVSGQESNGSEVPFE; from the coding sequence ATGTTCTTGACGGCCGCGCAGGTATTCCTGGCGTTTCTGCTGGTTCTGCTGGTGTTACTGCAGTCTCCTGAGTCTGATACCCTGGGGGGTTTTGGTGGCCCTCAGAGTAACCTTGGCTCGATGTTTGGTAAGAGTTCCTCCTCTAGTTTCATAGCCAAGCTTACTGCAGTTGTGGCCGCTGCCTTCATAGTCAATACCATCTTACTTGTGGGTACTAATGCAAGACGTGTTCGAGAGGTTTCTGTTGTTAGTAAGACTGAGGCAGTATCTGGGCAGGAGTCCAACGGCAGTGAGGTGCCCTTCGAGTGA